The following are from one region of the Microbacterium paraoxydans genome:
- the rho gene encoding transcription termination factor Rho has product MENLSETQNDQAAPTADAPVAEQATESAPAKKRAPRRANTATAAAKAAKAAEESGSAEAPAAAGDSAEAAEAAPKAKAPRRTRAKKADAEAPAEAAPAEAAPAAETTEAPAEAPKSARGRRTKKADAEAPQAKTEKAEAAPADSTAETAEAGAAQGGRAKNDAAKSESKNDSAAAKNEAEADAPAKDASGEADNGEEQGGRGRNRNRNRNRGRGQGGGQEQAQNAPADDDQSGNGNGRNRQRNKRRSGGQVDEFETEITEDDVLIPIAGILDVLDNYAFVRTTGYLAGPSDVYVSLGQVKKYNLRKGDAVVGSIKQPREGEQQGRQKYNALVKVDSINGLSVDDAATRVEFGKLTPLYPQERLRLETAPEKLTQRIIDLVAPIGKGQRGLIVAPPKAGKTIVLQQIANAIAQNNPEVHLMVVLVDERPEEVTDMERTVKGEVIASTFDRPAEDHTTVAELAIERAKRLVELGRDVVVLLDSITRLGRAYNLAAPASGRVLTGGVDASALYPPKRFFGAARNIENGGSLTILATALVETGSKMDEVIFEEFKGTGNSELRLSRQLADKRIFPAVDVNASSTRREEMLLSADEVKITWKLRRALAGLDPQQALEVVLGKLKETHSNVEFLVQMQKSIPTLPSGAHGHDNNIR; this is encoded by the coding sequence GTGGAGAACCTCTCCGAGACCCAGAACGATCAGGCGGCTCCGACCGCCGACGCCCCCGTCGCCGAGCAGGCGACCGAGTCGGCTCCGGCCAAGAAGCGCGCGCCGCGCCGGGCGAACACCGCCACGGCTGCGGCCAAGGCGGCCAAGGCCGCGGAGGAGTCCGGTTCGGCGGAGGCCCCTGCGGCTGCCGGCGACTCCGCCGAGGCGGCGGAGGCGGCCCCGAAGGCGAAGGCTCCGCGCCGCACGCGGGCGAAGAAGGCGGACGCCGAGGCTCCGGCCGAGGCCGCACCGGCGGAAGCGGCACCGGCTGCCGAGACCACCGAGGCGCCCGCCGAGGCCCCCAAGTCCGCCCGCGGGCGTCGTACGAAGAAGGCGGACGCCGAGGCCCCGCAGGCGAAGACCGAGAAGGCCGAGGCCGCACCGGCCGACAGCACGGCGGAGACCGCCGAGGCGGGCGCTGCTCAGGGCGGCCGCGCCAAGAACGATGCGGCGAAGAGCGAGTCGAAGAACGACAGCGCTGCCGCGAAGAACGAGGCCGAGGCGGACGCTCCGGCGAAGGATGCATCCGGCGAGGCGGACAACGGCGAGGAGCAGGGCGGTCGGGGCCGCAACCGCAACCGCAACCGCAACCGTGGCCGTGGTCAGGGCGGCGGCCAGGAGCAGGCACAGAACGCGCCGGCCGACGACGACCAGTCGGGTAACGGCAACGGCCGCAACCGTCAGCGCAACAAGCGTCGCAGCGGCGGCCAGGTCGACGAGTTCGAGACGGAGATCACCGAGGACGACGTCCTCATCCCGATCGCCGGCATCCTCGACGTGCTCGACAACTACGCCTTCGTGCGCACGACCGGCTACCTCGCCGGCCCCAGCGACGTCTACGTCTCGCTCGGCCAGGTCAAGAAGTACAACCTCCGCAAGGGCGACGCCGTCGTCGGCTCCATCAAGCAGCCGCGCGAGGGCGAGCAGCAGGGCCGCCAGAAGTACAACGCGCTGGTCAAGGTCGACTCGATCAACGGCCTCTCCGTCGACGACGCGGCCACCCGCGTGGAGTTCGGCAAGCTCACCCCGCTCTACCCGCAGGAGCGTCTGCGCCTGGAGACGGCTCCGGAGAAGCTCACGCAGCGGATCATCGACCTCGTCGCGCCGATCGGCAAGGGCCAGCGCGGCCTCATCGTCGCGCCGCCGAAGGCCGGCAAGACGATCGTCCTGCAGCAGATCGCCAACGCGATCGCGCAGAACAACCCCGAGGTCCACCTCATGGTCGTGCTCGTCGACGAGCGCCCCGAAGAGGTCACCGACATGGAGCGCACCGTGAAGGGCGAGGTCATCGCCTCGACCTTCGACCGCCCCGCGGAAGACCACACGACGGTCGCCGAGCTCGCGATCGAGCGGGCCAAGCGCCTCGTCGAGCTGGGCCGCGACGTGGTCGTGCTCCTCGACTCCATCACCCGCCTCGGACGCGCGTACAACCTGGCCGCTCCGGCGTCGGGCCGCGTCCTCACCGGTGGCGTCGACGCGTCCGCGCTCTACCCGCCGAAGCGCTTCTTCGGTGCCGCCCGTAACATCGAGAACGGCGGATCCCTCACGATCCTCGCCACCGCGCTCGTCGAGACCGGCTCCAAGATGGACGAGGTCATCTTCGAGGAGTTCAAGGGCACCGGCAACAGCGAGCTGCGGCTGTCCCGTCAGCTCGCCGACAAGCGCATCTTCCCGGCGGTGGACGTCAACGCGTCCAGCACCCGCCGCGAGGAGATGCTGCTCTCGGCCGACGAGGTCAAGATCACCTGGAAGCTGCGCCGCGCTCTCGCCGGCCTCGACCCGCAGCAGGCCCTGGAGGTCGTGCTCGGCAAGCTCAAGGAGACCCACTCCAACGTGGAGTTCCTCGTGCAGATGCAGAAGTCGATCCCGACGCTGCCCTCGGGCGCCCACGGGCACGACAACAACATCCGCTGA